One genomic window of Borreliella burgdorferi B31 includes the following:
- the lon gene encoding endopeptidase La, with product MDESKKARSGDKKKEKAVAGILPHSNKPARVPLIAVPSHPVFPGMFIPIVLISDSDMKAIDYAMKGNGIIALFVLNDKFLEKNNNNAQQKLIIDYSKDIYSVGVTGKIIKKINLPDGGYNIFVSTFDRIKFVKVVLNDKFPIIEIDYLKQIPVRKDDIQSKAVYGSILLRTKEIFAHRKMPEVQLNMVNIEDKGKLCDIVASTISSSKNDHQIVLETLNVKDRLKKVLELIYEELNLIEIQNKIAKGIQERLEKQQKEFFLKEQLKAIKAELGIGDKKSSDLEKLKTKLKALELKGEPLEVVEKELEKFSLLETSSAEYIVVRNYLELITELPWRDFKINFDKLDLQKSKKILDKTHYGMNEVKDRIIEYISVLKLRKTQKGAIILLVGPPGVGKTSIGAAIAKVLRTKFFRFSVGGMRDESEIKGHRRTYVGALPGKIIQGLRITKTNSPVFLIDEVDKISASSYGDPFSVLLEVLDPEQNVRFRDHYLDLPFDISNVFFILTANSVETIPRPLLNRMEIIEISGYIDNEKIEIARKYLIPKVLSENGVDKDSLKFQSSSLVQIAQEYARDNGVRNFEKYLNKIVRKVARKLIENTEVKSYQISNDNLEEYVGVPVFRKESMPNAMYSGMVMGLAWTNYGGSTLMIETVKTESKVGGIKLTGRLGDVMKESANIAYTYVNSIKGDLSISKSFFEKNIIHLHIPEGATPKDGPSAGITIASAFISLALNKVVRPHLAMTGELSLTGNVMMIGGLKEKIIAAKRSGVEHIIVPKANRVDLEEIPTNIKSGINFYLVDNMREVIKLLF from the coding sequence ATGGATGAATCTAAAAAAGCTAGGTCAGGAGATAAAAAAAAAGAAAAAGCCGTAGCTGGGATTTTACCCCATTCTAATAAGCCCGCAAGAGTGCCTTTAATAGCGGTTCCTTCTCATCCAGTTTTTCCAGGGATGTTTATTCCGATTGTTTTAATCTCTGATTCTGATATGAAAGCAATCGATTATGCTATGAAAGGCAATGGGATCATTGCCTTATTTGTTTTGAATGATAAATTTTTAGAAAAAAATAACAATAATGCTCAACAGAAATTAATTATTGATTATAGTAAAGATATTTATTCTGTTGGAGTTACTGGAAAGATAATAAAAAAAATTAATCTTCCAGATGGTGGTTACAATATATTTGTTTCAACTTTTGATAGGATTAAATTTGTTAAAGTTGTTCTTAATGATAAGTTTCCCATAATTGAGATTGACTATTTAAAGCAAATTCCAGTTAGAAAAGATGATATTCAATCAAAGGCAGTTTACGGTAGTATTTTGCTTAGAACTAAAGAAATATTTGCACATAGGAAAATGCCGGAAGTTCAATTAAATATGGTTAATATTGAAGATAAGGGAAAACTATGTGATATTGTGGCTAGCACTATTTCGTCTTCAAAAAATGATCATCAAATAGTTCTTGAAACTTTGAATGTAAAAGATAGGCTTAAAAAAGTTTTAGAACTGATTTATGAAGAGCTTAATTTAATTGAAATTCAAAATAAAATTGCCAAGGGCATTCAAGAGAGATTAGAGAAACAGCAAAAAGAGTTTTTTTTAAAAGAACAGCTTAAGGCTATTAAAGCTGAACTTGGCATAGGAGATAAAAAAAGCAGCGATTTAGAAAAGCTTAAAACCAAGCTAAAGGCTTTAGAGTTGAAGGGAGAGCCTTTAGAGGTAGTTGAAAAAGAGTTAGAAAAATTTTCACTTCTTGAAACAAGTTCGGCTGAATACATTGTTGTTAGAAATTATCTTGAGCTTATTACTGAGCTTCCTTGGCGAGATTTTAAAATTAATTTTGATAAATTAGATTTGCAAAAATCTAAAAAAATTTTAGATAAAACTCATTACGGAATGAACGAAGTTAAGGATAGAATTATTGAATATATTTCTGTTCTTAAGTTAAGAAAGACTCAAAAGGGGGCTATTATTCTTTTGGTGGGACCTCCTGGCGTGGGAAAAACTTCTATTGGGGCAGCTATTGCAAAGGTTTTGCGTACCAAGTTTTTTAGGTTTTCTGTTGGTGGAATGCGCGATGAGTCGGAGATTAAGGGACACAGAAGAACTTATGTTGGTGCTTTGCCTGGAAAAATTATTCAGGGCTTAAGAATTACCAAGACAAATTCTCCTGTTTTTTTAATTGATGAGGTGGATAAGATTTCTGCTTCAAGCTATGGGGATCCTTTTTCGGTTCTTCTTGAGGTTTTAGATCCTGAACAGAATGTTAGGTTTAGAGATCATTATCTTGATCTTCCTTTTGATATTTCGAATGTATTTTTTATTTTAACTGCTAATTCTGTTGAAACAATACCAAGACCTTTGTTAAATAGAATGGAGATTATTGAAATTTCTGGATATATTGATAACGAAAAAATAGAGATTGCAAGAAAGTATTTAATTCCCAAAGTTTTAAGTGAAAACGGAGTTGATAAAGATTCTTTAAAATTTCAAAGTTCATCTCTTGTTCAAATTGCTCAAGAGTATGCAAGAGATAATGGAGTGAGAAATTTTGAAAAATATTTAAACAAAATTGTAAGAAAGGTTGCTAGAAAGCTTATTGAGAATACTGAGGTTAAATCTTATCAAATTTCCAATGACAATTTAGAAGAATATGTTGGTGTGCCTGTTTTTAGAAAAGAAAGCATGCCTAATGCTATGTATTCAGGGATGGTAATGGGCCTTGCTTGGACAAATTATGGAGGTTCAACTTTGATGATTGAGACTGTAAAGACGGAATCCAAGGTGGGTGGAATTAAATTAACAGGTAGACTTGGGGATGTTATGAAAGAATCTGCTAATATTGCCTATACTTATGTTAATAGCATTAAAGGAGATTTAAGTATTAGTAAATCTTTTTTTGAAAAAAATATTATTCATTTACATATTCCAGAAGGAGCTACCCCAAAAGATGGGCCTTCTGCAGGAATTACAATAGCTAGTGCTTTTATCTCTCTTGCTCTTAATAAGGTTGTTAGACCCCATTTGGCTATGACAGGAGAACTTTCTCTTACTGGGAATGTAATGATGATAGGGGGCCTTAAAGAAAAAATAATTGCAGCAAAGCGCAGTGGCGTGGAGCATATTATTGTTCCTAAGGCAAATAGAGTGGATTTAGAAGAGATTCCTACTAACATTAAGAGCGGAATTAATTTTTATCTTGTAGATAATATGCGCGAGGTCATTAAATTATTGTTTTAA
- the rpsU gene encoding 30S ribosomal protein S21: MVTVTVDKNENLEKALKRFKRMIEKEAIIREWKRREYYEKPSTIRVKKEKAFKRKQAKKVRKLKQKTNR, encoded by the coding sequence TTGGTAACAGTCACTGTGGACAAAAATGAAAATCTTGAAAAAGCATTGAAACGTTTTAAAAGAATGATTGAAAAAGAAGCAATTATTCGCGAATGGAAAAGAAGAGAATACTATGAAAAACCATCCACAATACGTGTAAAAAAGGAAAAAGCTTTTAAAAGAAAACAGGCAAAAAAAGTAAGAAAATTAAAACAAAAAACTAATAGATAG
- the recJ gene encoding single-stranded-DNA-specific exonuclease RecJ, with translation MKIWKQKETNIQAQELTRIAKQYNINAFEATLLINREIKEEDFMFFLEDSVNLLHNPFLLKNIDKFINRINKAIKNNENILIFGDKDADGITATIIMYETLKDFGLNVSYKIPSNGEFYGLSNELINTALEKKISLIITVDNGISSIEEINYANSKGIEIIITDHHLPGENFKTENIVINPHLKDDKYPFKEIAGCCVSFKACLALSMSFTDLYSKNLVFLFLEKTKNEIILHAIEINNYILKQYLRLNNKNDPLINSNKLEKFVQNKCIIIFNKEDQNELLNKHFAKSININTIDISENFIKKYPNFRKKTLTDLIQATKYFKYKEVEIKDKLYYIFYNVIFETNKNLLQKCLKRLSFVAIGTIADNMPIINENRIILKVGLKEIALRERMSINYLLKDGNILTKPNITSTDIAYKIAPILNSTGRLEKADIAINFLLTNDINQIENKFKEIKEINELRKYKEEKAWNSHNKNTIFKNDKFIVCYDNNTPKGISSRIATRLSSYYQKVAIFLTKQDNIIKGSIRSNNKINSKTLISIIPSHLVINSGGHKAAAGFTLHENLLEDFIKELEYATTKVEYETTNENESIPIDAILPKNLTKDSLFKTIEIFEPYGYEFREPILLMKNAYLQELKIIDKNHSSKHINMRIKSQNDYYKAIFFNGTKKIEELDIKEDQYLDIIFTVNEDFYYPREKILKIIDIKKNAQINV, from the coding sequence ATGAAAATTTGGAAACAAAAAGAAACTAATATACAGGCCCAAGAATTAACTCGCATTGCTAAGCAATATAATATCAATGCCTTTGAGGCAACTTTACTTATAAATCGAGAAATCAAAGAAGAAGATTTTATGTTTTTCCTTGAAGACAGCGTAAATTTATTACACAACCCATTTTTATTAAAAAATATAGATAAATTTATAAACAGAATTAATAAAGCAATCAAAAATAATGAAAACATATTAATCTTTGGAGATAAAGATGCTGATGGAATCACAGCAACAATAATAATGTACGAAACTCTTAAAGATTTTGGACTTAATGTGAGTTATAAAATACCTTCAAATGGAGAGTTTTATGGACTTTCAAACGAATTAATCAACACAGCTTTAGAAAAAAAAATCTCTTTAATAATAACTGTTGATAATGGTATTTCTAGCATTGAAGAAATAAATTATGCAAATTCAAAAGGAATAGAAATAATAATAACAGACCATCATCTTCCAGGCGAAAATTTTAAAACTGAAAACATAGTTATAAATCCTCACCTAAAAGATGACAAATATCCATTCAAAGAAATAGCAGGATGTTGTGTAAGCTTTAAAGCTTGCCTTGCTCTTAGTATGTCCTTTACAGACCTTTATTCTAAAAACCTTGTATTTTTATTTTTAGAAAAAACAAAAAATGAAATTATTCTTCACGCAATAGAAATAAACAACTACATTCTAAAACAATATCTAAGATTAAATAATAAAAATGATCCCCTAATTAACTCAAACAAACTAGAAAAATTTGTACAAAACAAATGTATAATAATCTTTAACAAAGAAGATCAAAATGAATTATTAAATAAACACTTTGCAAAAAGCATAAACATAAACACAATTGATATTAGTGAAAATTTTATAAAAAAATACCCAAACTTTAGAAAAAAAACATTAACAGACTTAATCCAAGCAACCAAATATTTCAAATACAAAGAAGTTGAGATTAAAGACAAGCTTTACTACATATTTTACAACGTAATTTTTGAAACTAACAAAAATTTGCTCCAAAAATGCCTAAAAAGACTTAGTTTTGTTGCAATAGGAACAATAGCAGACAATATGCCCATTATTAATGAAAACAGAATAATCCTAAAAGTAGGACTTAAAGAAATCGCACTAAGAGAGAGAATGTCTATTAATTATCTATTAAAAGATGGAAACATATTAACAAAACCAAATATAACTTCAACAGATATTGCATATAAAATTGCACCAATACTAAACTCAACGGGAAGGCTTGAAAAAGCAGATATTGCAATAAATTTTTTACTAACTAATGACATTAATCAAATAGAAAACAAATTTAAAGAAATAAAAGAAATCAACGAACTGAGAAAATACAAAGAAGAAAAAGCTTGGAATTCGCATAATAAAAATACTATTTTTAAAAATGATAAATTCATAGTTTGCTATGATAACAATACTCCAAAAGGAATAAGTTCTAGAATTGCAACTAGACTTTCTTCTTACTATCAAAAAGTTGCTATTTTTTTAACAAAGCAAGATAACATTATTAAAGGATCAATTAGATCAAACAATAAAATCAATTCAAAAACACTAATATCAATAATACCTTCCCATTTAGTAATAAATTCGGGGGGCCATAAAGCTGCAGCTGGATTTACGCTGCATGAAAATTTACTCGAAGACTTTATTAAAGAATTAGAATATGCAACTACAAAAGTTGAATATGAAACTACTAATGAAAACGAATCAATACCAATAGATGCTATTCTTCCAAAAAATTTAACAAAAGATTCTCTTTTCAAAACAATAGAAATATTTGAACCTTATGGCTATGAATTTAGAGAGCCAATATTATTAATGAAAAATGCTTACCTTCAAGAACTCAAAATAATTGACAAAAATCATAGCTCAAAACATATAAATATGCGAATTAAATCACAAAACGATTATTATAAAGCTATTTTTTTTAACGGAACAAAAAAAATAGAAGAATTGGATATAAAAGAAGATCAATATTTAGACATCATTTTTACAGTTAATGAAGATTTTTATTATCCTAGAGAAAAAATTTTGAAAATCATAGACATAAAAAAGAATGCTCAAATCAATGTATAG
- the leuS gene encoding leucine--tRNA ligase, whose protein sequence is MSKYEFIKIEKKWQEFWDNNKTYKVEEDPSIPKEKRLYILDMFPYPSANGLHVGHPEGYTATDIFGRYKLLNGFHVLHPIGFDSFGLPAENYAIQTGTHPQKSTEENINKFKKQIKALGFAYDWDREIRTHEENYYKWTQWIFLQLYKKGLAYVKEMPVWYCPELGTVLANEEIIQTSDGPKSERGSYSVEKKYLRQWVLKITKYAERLLDDLEELEWPESVKEMQRNWIGKSTGVEIEFEIEGHSDKIKVFTTRPDTIFGITYLVIAPENKLIEKITKNNFKQNVLKYVKHEELKSDLNRTSLEKDKSGVFTGSYAFHPITNEKIPIWVGSYVLGTYGTGAVMGVPAHDERDFQFAKKYQLKILPVISKSGKNEILEKAFVDDGISINSPNEFNNLKNSEVKDKVIKWLTKNKKGKEKVAYKLRDWIFSRQRYWGEPIPILFDKLGNAIPLEENDLPLKLPEIANYKPSGTGESPLSRIKDWVNVKDMGFTRETNTMPQWAGSCWYYLRYLDPKNSKEFANKKKIEYWMPVDLYIGGAEHTVLHLLYSRFWHKVLYDLGYVNTKEPFKKLINQGIITSFSYQKENGVLIPNDQVIEKDNKFFDKKDNKEVTQVIAKMSKSLKNVINPDDIIKEFGADSMRIYEMFMGPLTDSKPWNTKGIIGVFRFLNKIWNLREKELSKENPPREIISELHKVIKKVTEDTEKLNFNTAISAMMIFINELLKYEKNYLNIFKPFIIILSPYAPHLAEELWEYIGELPSLFKNSKWPKFDESLIIKGKKEIVLQINGKIKDKILLNKETGEKELKEIAMENSKIKSNLLNKKIVKIIVIKNKLVNIVIK, encoded by the coding sequence ATGTCTAAATACGAATTCATAAAAATTGAAAAAAAATGGCAAGAATTTTGGGATAATAACAAAACATACAAAGTAGAAGAAGATCCAAGTATTCCCAAGGAAAAAAGATTGTATATACTTGACATGTTCCCCTATCCTTCTGCCAACGGGCTTCATGTTGGTCATCCAGAAGGATACACAGCAACAGACATATTTGGAAGATACAAGCTTTTGAATGGATTTCATGTACTTCACCCAATAGGATTTGATAGCTTTGGACTTCCTGCTGAAAATTACGCAATACAAACAGGAACTCACCCTCAAAAAAGTACAGAAGAAAATATTAATAAGTTTAAAAAACAAATAAAAGCTTTGGGGTTTGCCTATGATTGGGATCGAGAAATTAGAACACATGAGGAGAATTACTATAAATGGACACAGTGGATTTTCCTGCAATTATATAAAAAAGGGCTAGCTTATGTAAAAGAAATGCCTGTATGGTACTGCCCCGAGCTTGGAACGGTACTAGCAAATGAAGAGATTATTCAAACTTCAGATGGACCAAAATCTGAGAGAGGATCTTACAGCGTCGAAAAAAAATATTTAAGACAGTGGGTTTTAAAAATTACAAAGTATGCTGAAAGATTGCTAGACGACCTTGAAGAATTAGAATGGCCTGAATCTGTAAAAGAAATGCAGCGAAATTGGATTGGCAAATCAACAGGAGTTGAAATTGAATTTGAAATTGAAGGCCACAGCGATAAAATTAAAGTCTTTACAACAAGGCCAGACACAATCTTTGGCATCACATATTTAGTGATCGCACCAGAAAATAAACTAATAGAAAAAATAACAAAGAACAACTTTAAACAAAATGTTTTAAAATATGTAAAGCACGAAGAACTCAAAAGCGATCTTAATAGGACTTCTCTTGAAAAAGATAAATCGGGAGTTTTCACAGGATCTTACGCATTTCATCCAATAACAAATGAAAAAATTCCAATTTGGGTTGGAAGCTACGTACTAGGAACTTACGGAACCGGAGCTGTAATGGGTGTTCCAGCACATGATGAAAGAGACTTTCAATTTGCCAAAAAGTATCAATTAAAAATTTTACCCGTGATATCAAAATCGGGGAAAAATGAAATATTAGAAAAAGCATTTGTTGATGATGGAATTTCAATAAATTCTCCCAATGAATTTAATAATCTTAAAAATTCTGAAGTAAAAGACAAAGTAATAAAATGGCTTACTAAAAACAAAAAAGGGAAAGAAAAAGTTGCCTACAAGCTTAGAGATTGGATTTTTTCAAGACAAAGATACTGGGGAGAGCCTATACCCATTTTGTTTGATAAACTTGGAAATGCAATACCTTTAGAGGAAAATGATCTTCCCTTAAAGCTTCCAGAAATTGCAAACTATAAACCTTCTGGAACAGGTGAATCTCCTTTGTCAAGAATTAAAGATTGGGTAAACGTAAAAGATATGGGCTTTACAAGAGAAACAAACACAATGCCTCAATGGGCAGGCTCTTGTTGGTATTATTTAAGATACTTAGACCCCAAAAACTCAAAAGAGTTTGCAAACAAAAAAAAAATTGAATATTGGATGCCGGTTGATCTATACATAGGCGGAGCTGAACATACAGTATTACACCTGCTTTACTCAAGGTTTTGGCACAAGGTTCTTTATGATCTAGGATACGTAAATACCAAAGAACCTTTTAAAAAGCTAATAAATCAAGGCATAATAACATCATTTTCTTATCAAAAAGAAAACGGGGTTTTAATACCCAATGACCAAGTTATAGAAAAAGACAATAAATTTTTTGATAAAAAAGATAACAAAGAAGTAACCCAAGTAATTGCCAAAATGTCAAAATCTTTAAAAAATGTAATAAACCCAGACGACATTATTAAGGAATTTGGAGCAGACTCAATGAGAATTTATGAAATGTTTATGGGGCCACTAACAGATTCTAAGCCTTGGAACACTAAAGGAATTATTGGTGTTTTTCGATTTTTAAACAAAATTTGGAACTTAAGAGAAAAAGAACTATCAAAAGAGAATCCCCCAAGGGAAATAATATCTGAACTACATAAAGTAATAAAAAAAGTCACAGAAGACACAGAAAAACTAAATTTTAACACAGCAATCTCCGCCATGATGATATTTATAAATGAACTTCTAAAGTATGAAAAAAATTATTTAAACATATTTAAACCGTTTATCATTATTTTATCTCCCTATGCACCCCATTTAGCAGAAGAGTTGTGGGAATATATTGGAGAGCTTCCTAGTTTATTCAAAAATTCAAAATGGCCAAAATTCGATGAAAGCCTTATTATTAAAGGCAAAAAAGAAATTGTCTTGCAAATAAATGGAAAAATAAAAGACAAAATTTTACTAAACAAAGAGACAGGCGAAAAAGAACTAAAAGAAATAGCAATGGAAAATAGCAAAATAAAATCAAACTTATTAAATAAAAAAATAGTAAAAATAATTGTAATTAAAAACAAGCTTGTCAACATAGTGATAAAGTAA
- a CDS encoding efflux RND transporter permease subunit, which translates to MDFEGLSIRYKGIIFTIFILITIFLGFFLKNLKFDANILKLIPKTKETESLIDIDKSNSLLSTIVIFQDKKNIFNKKNFETINSVISEITKILKVSPNAVTSIFSYFPQFKKEIYTDKDIEEIKSKIKSTPFVKNTFLGNSENLIYFIIIPSESDQINFSRNLKTELDEMEKTIKKYETDDLKLYLTGDLIVREKILNYMVEDFKILGPLATFVVIISLYLIIKNLIGALIPIFIALLSLIWTFGIKGLVQSPITVPETSMIVLLISIGCANAVHIINEIFKLIKKEQLSKESIKATIKKLKTPILLTSFTTAFGFLSLTTSSINAYKTMGIFMSIGVIISMIISLTVLPGIITLIPFAKKKSFEKEKENKLNKISFLERLAKLNTQITKSILKRKYTSSIMVLIILGISFVGLLKIEINFDEKDYFKESTSVKKTLNLMQKEMGGISIFKIEIEGRPGEFKNAKAMQILDLITDKLDAFSAKTQSSSINGILKFTNFKIKKESPLEYKLPENKIILNKLINLIDKSDWTKDNKRMYINDDWSLISIIVRIEDNSTEGIKKFEKYAINTINEYMKNNKYHFSGVYDKVLIAKTMVKEQVINIITTLGSITLLLMFFFKSIKTGIIIAIPVAWSVFLNFAVMRLFGITLNPATATIASVSMGVGVDYSIHFFNTFILQYQKNQIYKTALLESIPNVFNGIFANSISVGIGFLTLTFSSYKIISTLGAIIAFTMLTTSLASLTLLPLLIYLFKPRVKLASNNNFKKLKQ; encoded by the coding sequence ATGGACTTTGAAGGTCTAAGCATTAGATATAAAGGAATTATATTCACAATATTTATCTTAATTACTATTTTTTTAGGATTTTTTTTGAAAAATCTTAAATTCGATGCAAACATCTTAAAACTTATACCCAAGACCAAAGAAACTGAAAGCTTAATAGACATTGATAAAAGTAATTCACTTTTATCTACAATAGTAATATTTCAGGATAAAAAAAATATCTTCAATAAAAAAAATTTTGAAACAATAAACAGCGTAATCAGTGAAATAACCAAAATTTTAAAAGTATCTCCAAATGCCGTTACAAGCATATTTTCTTATTTCCCACAATTTAAAAAAGAAATCTACACTGATAAAGATATAGAAGAAATAAAAAGCAAAATAAAGTCAACTCCATTTGTAAAAAACACATTCTTAGGCAACTCAGAAAATTTAATATACTTCATAATAATCCCATCAGAGAGTGACCAAATCAACTTCAGTAGAAATTTAAAAACTGAACTTGATGAGATGGAAAAAACAATTAAAAAATATGAAACTGACGATTTAAAGTTGTATCTTACGGGGGATTTAATAGTAAGAGAAAAAATCTTAAACTACATGGTTGAAGACTTCAAAATCTTAGGGCCTCTTGCTACTTTTGTAGTAATAATTTCACTCTATCTTATTATAAAAAATCTAATTGGCGCATTAATTCCTATTTTTATTGCATTATTATCATTGATTTGGACTTTTGGAATTAAAGGGCTTGTACAATCCCCTATTACAGTGCCAGAAACTTCAATGATTGTTTTACTTATTTCAATCGGATGCGCCAATGCTGTACATATAATAAATGAAATATTTAAATTAATAAAAAAAGAACAGCTCTCAAAAGAATCCATAAAAGCAACAATTAAAAAACTTAAAACACCCATCCTGCTAACATCTTTTACAACTGCATTTGGATTTTTATCTCTTACAACCTCTTCAATTAATGCCTACAAAACAATGGGTATTTTCATGTCAATTGGAGTAATTATYTCAATGATAATCTCATTAACCGTTTTACCTGGAATAATAACATTAATCCCATTTGCAAAAAAAAAGTCTTTTGAAAAAGAAAAAGAAAATAAACTAAATAAAATATCCTTCCTTGAAAGACTTGCCAAACTAAATACGCAAATAACAAAATCTATATTAAAAAGAAAATATACATCCTCTATAATGGTCCTCATCATACTGGGAATTTCTTTTGTAGGTCTTTTAAAAATCGAAATCAATTTTGATGAAAAAGATTACTTTAAAGAAAGCACAAGTGTAAAAAAAACATTAAACCTAATGCAAAAAGAAATGGGGGGAATATCGATTTTCAAAATAGAAATTGAAGGCAGGCCCGGTGAATTTAAAAATGCTAAAGCAATGCAAATATTAGACTTAATTACAGATAAGCTTGATGCATTTTCTGCAAAAACTCAATCTAGTTCTATTAATGGCATTTTAAAATTTACAAATTTTAAAATTAAAAAAGAATCCCCACTAGAGTATAAACTGCCTGAAAATAAAATTATACTAAACAAACTAATAAATTTGATAGATAAAAGCGATTGGACTAAGGACAATAAAAGAATGTACATTAACGATGACTGGTCATTAATATCTATCATAGTAAGAATTGAAGACAACTCAACCGAAGGAATAAAAAAATTTGAAAAATATGCTATTAACACAATTAATGAATATATGAAAAATAATAAATATCATTTCTCAGGTGTTTATGATAAGGTATTAATAGCTAAAACAATGGTAAAAGAACAGGTTATAAACATTATAACAACTCTTGGATCAATAACACTACTACTTATGTTTTTCTTTAAATCTATAAAAACCGGAATAATTATTGCAATCCCAGTAGCATGGTCAGTGTTTTTAAACTTTGCTGTAATGAGATTATTTGGGATAACCTTAAACCCCGCAACGGCAACAATTGCATCTGTAAGCATGGGAGTAGGAGTAGATTATTCAATTCATTTTTTCAATACATTTATTTTACAATACCAAAAAAATCAAATCTACAAAACTGCACTTCTTGAATCAATACCCAATGTATTTAATGGAATATTTGCAAATTCTATTTCTGTTGGAATAGGATTTTTAACTCTAACATTTTCGTCTTATAAAATAATATCAACTCTTGGAGCAATAATTGCTTTTACAATGCTAACGACATCTCTTGCATCACTAACTCTTCTTCCATTATTAATTTATTTATTTAAACCTAGAGTAAAGCTAGCCTCAAACAACAATTTTAAAAAATTAAAACAATAA
- a CDS encoding M23 family metallopeptidase translates to MYRIQKALLILCILGIENINSEIINTIPKVQYKKEAFQGDYIYFASNQNFKSLSLLSTNKNPIISSSPFKFTVGSKIYYIALMGITPMIKEGKRKIQIEFENKSYIKEIEIKKFHFKKTKISFNKEKAKLITQKKSTKQKEQALVLWNIIGNTGDTTIYHYDALVKPIKDQYIVTSLYGDLRLYMQGDKKISNYTMHNGIDYAPFKRENTPIFAAGKGKVVFAQNRELTGNTLIIQHLPGVFTIYLHLSKLGISENKIVSAGEYIGHTGNTGLSTGPHLHFEVRINGIAINPDFLLNGMLIDKNKIINNIKRIE, encoded by the coding sequence ATGTATAGAATACAAAAAGCCCTACTTATACTGTGTATTCTAGGAATAGAAAATATAAATTCAGAAATAATAAATACTATTCCTAAAGTCCAATATAAAAAAGAGGCATTTCAAGGAGATTACATATACTTTGCAAGTAATCAAAACTTTAAAAGTTTATCACTTTTAAGCACAAATAAAAATCCAATCATAAGCTCTTCTCCGTTTAAATTTACAGTAGGAAGTAAAATTTACTACATAGCACTTATGGGAATTACACCAATGATAAAAGAAGGTAAAAGAAAAATTCAAATAGAATTTGAAAATAAAAGCTACATCAAAGAAATAGAAATAAAAAAATTTCACTTCAAAAAAACAAAAATTAGTTTTAATAAAGAAAAAGCCAAGCTTATCACCCAAAAAAAATCAACAAAACAAAAAGAACAGGCTTTGGTTTTGTGGAATATTATTGGCAATACTGGAGACACAACAATATACCACTACGATGCTTTAGTCAAACCAATAAAAGATCAATACATTGTAACAAGCCTATACGGAGATTTAAGACTTTACATGCAAGGTGACAAAAAAATTTCAAATTATACAATGCACAATGGAATTGATTATGCCCCATTTAAAAGAGAAAATACTCCGATTTTTGCTGCTGGCAAAGGAAAAGTTGTGTTTGCACAAAATAGAGAGCTAACAGGCAATACCCTTATAATACAACATTTACCGGGAGTATTTACAATTTATCTTCACCTCTCAAAATTGGGAATAAGTGAAAATAAAATAGTTAGTGCTGGGGAATATATTGGACATACTGGAAATACAGGCCTTTCAACAGGCCCTCATTTACACTTTGAAGTAAGAATTAATGGCATAGCAATAAACCCAGATTTCCTTTTAAATGGCATGCTTATTGACAAAAATAAAATAATAAATAATATTAAAAGAATAGAATAA